From the genome of Calliopsis andreniformis isolate RMS-2024a unplaced genomic scaffold, iyCalAndr_principal scaffold0022, whole genome shotgun sequence, one region includes:
- the LOC143186880 gene encoding carbohydrate sulfotransferase 11: MTECRVWGAVLLLLIVSSANGNTAGDRTLTNDEKRRLFEAENFKYSWTGPNALARSALVERQERLQYNCEEVLGDVQNEVSSAESFRNILVDEQHELLYCYVPKVACTNWKRVLMVATGKWPGNDPLEIPADQAHSSGTFQRLSNYSLPEIERMLATYDKLIVVRHPLERLLSAYRNKLEAKQKSSKYFQTRFGKKIIKRYRKNATEESLKNGDDVTFREFVEFVTDTSSNETRNEHWNPISELCQPCLVNYNLVSKYESLVEDATEVLERMGVEFVNFPAKPPSREPTAKKLEKYYSTLTYKQLRKLANLYKLDLRLFDYSLEDVLGFSLA; encoded by the exons ATGACAGAATGCCGTGTTTGGGGGGCAGTGCTGCTTCTCCTCATTGTTTCCTCTGCAAATGGGAACACAGCAGGAGATCGTACCTTGACGAACGATGAGAAAAGAAGACTCTTCGAGGCGGAAAACTTCAAGTACTCCTGGACGGGGCCAAACGCTCTGGCTAGGTCAGCTCTGGTCGAACGTCAAGAGAGGCTGCAGTACAATTGCGAGGAGGTCCTCGGCGATGTCCAAAACGAGGTCTCCAGCGCAGAGTCCTTTAGGAATATCCTCGTGGACGAGCAGCACGAGTTGCTCTACTGCTACGTGCCGAAG GTTGCCTGCACAAACTGGAAGCGAGTGCTGATGGTGGCCACAGGTAAATGGCCAGGTAATGATCCCCTGGAGATACCAGCTGACCAAGCTCACTCTTCAGGCACCTTTCAGAGGCTGAGCAACTACTCTTTACCTGAGATCGAACGAATGTTGGCTACCTATGATAAGCTGATAGTAGTGAGGCACCctctggaaaggctgctgtCAGCATACAGGAACAAGCTGGAGGCAAAGCAGAAGAGCTCGAAGTACTTTCAGACTCGTTTTGGCAAAAAAATCATTAAG AGGTACAGGAAGAACGCAACCGAGGAGTCTCTAAAAAATGGCGAcgacgtgacttttcgagagtTCGTCGAATTTGTGACTGACACTTCTTCAAACGAGACCCGAAACGAACACTGGAATCCCATATCAGAGCTGTGCCAGCCATGCTTAGTCAATTACAACCTCGTCAGCAAGTACGAGAGCCTGGTGGAGGACGCGACAGAGGTGTTGGAACGAATGGGCGTCGAATTCGTCAA TTTTCCAGCCAAGCCACCCAGCAGAGAGCCAACAGCGAAGAAGCTGGAGAAATATTATTCCACACTGACATACAAGCAGCTGAGGAAGTTAGCCAACTTGTACAAACTAGACTTAAGGCTGTTTGACTACTCGCTGGAGGACGTGTTGGGTTTCTCCTTAGCATGA